A single region of the Cryptococcus decagattii chromosome 4, complete sequence genome encodes:
- a CDS encoding pre-mRNA-splicing factor CWC24, with product MSEASAPVVTFKKGPSRRPAQSRQRRRSPSPLDSVAEASASASGSSVVRPEKKSLANPLVQGTKRRRTNANNEEGEDGVGGGLDEFDYAAEGGLTRKGDELATRANDWDLEDEDRQGKRDKKVRLDEDGEIVSDDGLYRGASAYLPTINKTRETLDKKMKSGPIKATSHVRTITLMDYQPDVCKDYKETGFCGYGDSCKFLHDRGDYLAGWQLDKLPEEGVREVEEEDEEEEVPFACLICRQPFTQPVVTKCGHYFCMACASKRFQKSPKCYACGAPTQGIFNIADKVIAKIEARNKARREAREERAEQMGGGGIEIGGGSDREGSDEE from the exons ATGTCTGAAGCATCTGCACCAGTAGTAACATTCAAAAAAGGCCCTTCTCGCCGTCCCGCCCAATCTCGTCAACGTCGCCGCTCTCCATCGCCTCTCGATTCTGTCGCTGAAGCATCTGCATCTGCCTCCGGTTCCAGCGTCGTTCGACCTGAGAAGAAATCTCTTGCGAACCCTCTTGTCCAAGGCACAAAGCGCCGAAGAACAAATGCCAATaatgaagagggagaggatggtGTGGGAGGCGGGCTGGATGAATTCGATTATGCTGCTGAAGGAGGACTGACGAGAAAAGGCGATGAGCTTGCAACGAGGGCCAATGATTGGgatttggaggatgaagatagACAAGGGAAAAGGGATAAGAAAGTCCGGCTGGATGAG GACGGGGAGATCGTGAGCGATGACGGCCTGTATCGAGGTGCATCCGCCTACCTACCCACGATCAATAAAACCCGCGAAACGCTCGACAAAAAGATGAAATCGGGCCCTATCAAAGCTACCTCTCACGTACGCACTATCACCCTCATGGACTACCAGCCCGATGTCTGTAAAGATTATAAAGAAACCGGCTTCTGCGGATATGGCGACTCATGTAAATTCTTGCATGACAGAGGAGATTATCTGGCGGGGTGGCAGCTGGATAAGTTGCCAGAAGAAGGGGTGCGAGAGgtagaggaggaagatgaggaggaggaagtaCCGTTTGCATGTTTAATTTGTAGGCAGCCGTTTACTCAGCCGGTGGTGACGAAGTGCGGGCATTACTTCTGCATGGC ATGCGCGTCGAAACGATTCCAAAAATCACCCAAATGCTACGCATGCGGCGCTCCGACACAGGGTATATTCAACATCGCCGATAAAGTAATTGCCAAAATTGAAGCTCGTAACAAGGCAAGGCGAGAAGCGAGGGAGGAGCGAGCGGAGCAAatgggtggtggtgggaTTGAGATTGGTGGTGGATCTGACAGGGAGGGTAGCGATGAGGAGTAG